One stretch of Passer domesticus isolate bPasDom1 chromosome 2, bPasDom1.hap1, whole genome shotgun sequence DNA includes these proteins:
- the LOC135290703 gene encoding proteoglycan 4-like, translating to MAESPGRPPESSGVPRQGGEGSAAAGARAGLCPEGAAEPPDGPAERPRRSAEAAPEPPGDSGSPESPGTPSEEQREPGDSPGHQGQPGVMDGPEGSAVARAEPEGEAGTEPEGAAPGAMEPGDTAESPAGMEPGDTAESPAGREPGDTAESPAGMEPRDTAESPAGREPGDTAESPAGMEPRDTAESPAGREPGDTAAVPTGMAQEEAAPAATEPEDGAAAPAGTEPEGAGAAPTGTEPEKAAPAGTEPEGEAVAPAGTEPEKAAPAGTEPEGEAVAPAGTEPQVREAVREREPQEPATTVPAEAEPEEAAATAPAGTEPGEAQATIPGGTEPGEAQATTPVGTEPGEAEATIPAGTEPGEAEATIPAGTEPGEAQATIQVVTEPGEEQATIPVGTEPGEEQATAPAGTEPGEAEATIPVGTELGEAERTAPSRTEPGEEQATIPVGTEPGEAEGTAPSRTEPGVALGQAGTEGAEPEEAVATAPIGTDPEEALREEAPPGTVPEDAVQEAAPTGTEPEGAAVTAPAGTAPEDAVQEPAPADVAVPEERVAPVGTDPEDEVQEPAPVAVTVPEEALGTVPKDELQEAVPAGTVPEEGAAPLGTVPKDAVQEGAPAGTVPKDEVQEAAPAGTVTEEVLGTIPKDAMQETAPDDVTIPEDEVQKAAPGDVTIPEDAAQEGAPAGTVPEEVLGTVPEDATPAGTIPEDAVQEAAPGDVTIPEDGMQEAAPGDVTISKDGMQEAAPGDVTIPEDAVQKTAPGDVTIPKDAVQKAAPDDVTIPEDEVQKTAPDGVTIPKDGMQEAAPGDVTIPKDGMQEAAPDGVTVPPAGTVPAEPAELRGAAQVPLPSQGLPAGGPRSPGGPGGEAEAERGPPAPAGTAAPGPESGWDRSLNGERHRERHREDGTGSPGAPEEEEEKQDHDISLFVKVGVRGCGESPLGISPSRTLWGGI from the coding sequence ATGGCGGAGAGCCCGGGGCGGCCCCCGGAGAGCAGCGGTGTCCCGCGGCAGGGAGGCGAGGGCTcggcggcggccggggctcgggccgggctgtgccccGAGGGCGCGGCCGAGCCCCCGGACGGGCCCGCGGAGCGGCCGCGGCGGAGCGCGGAGGCGGCGCCGGAGCCGCCCGGGGACAGCGGCTCCCCCGAGAGCCCGGGGACACCGAGCGAGGAGCAGCGGGAgcccggggacagcccggggcaCCAGGGGCAGCCGGGGGTGATGGACGGGCCCGAGGGCTCCGCGGTGGCCAGGGCCGAGCCTGAGGGAGAGGCGGGGACGGAGCCTGaaggggcagccccgggggcgATGGAGCCCGGGGACACGGCTGAGAGCCCGGCGGGGATGGAGCCCGGGGACACGGCTGAGAGCCCggcggggagggagcccggggACACGGCTGAGAGCCCGGCGGGGATGGAGCCCCGGGACACGGCTGAGAGCCCggcggggagggagcccggggACACGGCTGAGAGCCCGGCGGGGATGGAGCCCCGGGACACGGCTGAGAGCCCggcggggagggagcccggggACACGGCCGCGGTTCCGACGGGGATGGCGCAGGAAGAGGCAGCTCCGGCAGCCACAGAGCCCGAGGATGGCGCCGCGGCCCCGGCAGGGACGGAGCCCGAGGGCGCAGGGGCTGCTCCGACGGGGACGGAGCCAGAAAAAGCAGCACCGGCCGGGACGGAGCCCGAGGGAGAGGCGGTGGCACCGGCGGGGACGGAGCCCGAAAAAGCAGCTCCGGCCGGGACGGAGCCTGAGGGAGAGGCGGTGGCACCGGCGGGGACGGAGCCCCAGGTGAGAGAGGCGGTGAGGGAgagagagccccaggagccGGCCACGACTGTCCCGGCAGAAGCAGAGCCTGAGGAGGCTGCGGCGACTGCCCCGGCGGGGACAGAGCCCGGGGAAGCACAGGCGACAATCCCAGGCGGGACAGAGCCCGGAGAAGCACAGGCGACAACCCcggtggggacagagcccgggGAAGCAGAGGCGACAATCCCGGCGGGGACAGAGCCCGGGGAAGCAGAGGCGACAATCCCGGCGGGGACAGAGCCCGGGGAAGCACAAGCGACAATCCAGGTGGTGACAGAGCCCGGGGAAGAACAGGCGACAATCCcggtggggacagagcccgggGAAGAACAGGCGACAGCCCCGGCGGGGACAGAGCCCGGGGAAGCAGAGGCGACAATCCCGGTGGGGACAGAGCTCGGAGAAGCAGAGAGGACAGCACCATCGAGGACAGAGCCCGGAGAAGAACAGGCGACAATCCcggtggggacagagcccggggaagcagaggggacagcaccATCGAGGACAGAGCCCGGAGTGGCGCTAGGACAGGCGGGGacagagggagcagagcccgaggAGGCTGTCGCGACAGCCCCGATCGGGACAGATCCCGAGGAAGCTCTGAGGGAGGAAGCCCCGCCGGGGACAGTCCCTGAAGATGCCGTGCAAGAGGCAGCCCCGACGGGGACAGAGCCCGAGGGGGCCGCAGTGACAGCTCCAGCGGGGACAGCCCCCGAGGATGCAGTGCAGGAGCCAGCCCCGGCTGATGTGGCAGTCCCTGAGGAGAGGGTGGCCCCGGTGGGGACAGACCCCGAGGATGAGGTGCAGGAGCCAGCCCCGGTTGCTGTGACAGTCCCCGAAGAGGCGTTGGGGACAGTCCCTAAGGatgagctgcaggaagcagtTCCGGCTGGGACAGTTCCCGAGGAGGGGGCGGCCCCGCTGGGGACAGTCCCCAAGGATGCGGTGCAGGAGGGAGCTCCAGCAGGGACCGTCCCTAAGGATGAGGTGCAGGAGGCAGCCCCGGCAGGGACAGTCACCGAGGAGGTGCTGGGGACAATTCCCAAGGATGCGATGCAGGAGACAGCCCCGGATGATGTGACAATCCCAGAGGATGAGGTGCAGAAGGCAGCCCCGGGTGATGTGACAATCCCCGAGGATGCGGCGCAGGAGggagctccagcagggacagtcCCCGAggaggtgctggggacagtCCCTGAGGATGCGACCCCGGCTGGGACAATCCCCGAGGATGCGGTGCAGGAGGCAGCCCCGGGTGATGTGACAATCCCAGAGGATGGGATGCAGGAGGCAGCCCCGGGTGATGTGACAATCTCCAAGGATGGGATGCAGGAGGCAGCCCCGGGTGATGTGACAATCCCCGAGGATGCGGTACAGAAGACAGCCCCGGGTGATGTGACAATCCCCAAGGATGCGGTGCAGAAAGCAGCCCCGGATGATGTGACAATTCCCGAAGACGAGGTACAGAAGACAGCCCCGGATGGTGTGACAATCCCCAAGGATGGGATGCAGGAGGCAGCCCCGGGTGATGTGACAATCCCCAAGGATGGGATGCAGGAGGCAGCCCCGGATGGTGTGACAGTCCCCCCGGCAGGGACAGTCCCTGCGGAGCCTGCCGAGCTCCGCGGAGCAGCTCAGGTGCCCTTGCCCTCCCAGGGGCTCCCGGCTGGCGGTCCCCGGTCCCCGGGCGGCCCCGGTGGCGAGGCGGAGGCGGAGCGGGGACCGCCAGCCCCGGCGGGGACAGCAGCCCCGGGGCCCGAGAGCGGCTGGGATCGGAGCCTGAACggggagcggcaccgggagcggcaccgggaggACGGGACGGGCTCGCCGGGCGCcccggaggaggaggaggagaagcaggaCCACGACATCTCCCTCTTCGTTAAGGTAGGGGTGAGGGGCTGCGGGGAATCTCCGCTGGGAATTTCCCCTTCCAGGACCCTGTGGGGAGGAATTTAA